The following coding sequences are from one Lolium rigidum isolate FL_2022 chromosome 6, APGP_CSIRO_Lrig_0.1, whole genome shotgun sequence window:
- the LOC124665541 gene encoding general transcription and DNA repair factor IIH subunit TFB1-1-like — protein sequence MGTLTIGAKYRTTLRDPGTSGVLNMSEDKFTFTPHGTCSLMVLNVDFRSIKGHKFNRVDGSKPTQPLLNLLHNSDKGGGYIFEFDNVGNRDLCRDFVARLFGKHQGTVPPTPNGVPPKSTASTGPEQVSSAEMERRMKLLREDSELQNLHKKFVVCNILQESEFWTMRKNLLDSEVNKAPKQKPGFKSVMVADVRPSSDGKTNKVTFHPTTEMIDEIFAEKPAVHRAFLDYVPKKLSEQDFWTKYCRAEYLLRTESTLRAKAEAAGDEELAMFLKNDDILAKEAKLKIKQVDPTFDMEADAGDDYIHLPDHEILRDGTEETTDTDIEVARRSLSQDLNRHAAVVLEQRSTDIKSADMEPVTGALARSRKERPSSSVADDASHERLVKMARMIEIEDLQVPRTIPYAPLCIKDPREYFDSQQANALRTLNGNNDVRKAHSCSLSTHEAFGHLMDQIPSVKLNCPIVQSDVALKVLKELNEGISRSRMLNLKKPQDSLLGRLPRRTRDELMDHWMAIEELLHHFWSSYPITTAALRNKVQRVLGAMTQIYQKLQDIKESAQPDVRHDISRLVKPMTQALDAAFDHDLDQQQKSSKPGNSPSGF from the exons AAGTACAGGACCACGCTCAGGGACCCCGGCACCAGCGGCGTCCTCAACATG AGTGAAGATAAGTTCACATTTACCCCTCATGGTACATGCTCATTAATGGTGCTCAATGTCGATTTCCGAAGCATCAAAG GTCACAAGTTCAACAGAGTAGATGGTAGCAAACCAACACAACCTTTACTGAATCTTTTACATAATTCTGACAAG GGGGGAGGCTATATTTTTGAGTTTGACAATGTTGGTAACCGTGATTTGTGCCGCGACTTTGTAG CTAGGCTTTTTGGCAAACATCAAGGTACTGTGCCTCCTACACCAAATGGTGTACCTCCAAAATCAACTGCGTCAACTGGTCCAGAACAAGTCAGTTCTGCCGAAATGGAGCGGCGGATGAAATTACTGCGAGAAGACAG TGAACTGCAGAACTTACATAAGAAGTTTGTTGTTTGCAATATTCTGCAAGAGTCTGAATTTTGGACAATGAGAAAG AATTTACTTGACTCTGAAGTAAACAAAGCACCAAAACAAAAGCCAGGTTTCAAAAGTGTGATGGTAGCTGATGTTAGGCCATCATCTGATGGAAAG ACAAACAAGGTTACTTTCCATCCGACTACCGAGATGATCGATGAG ATTTTTGCGGAAAAGCCAGCCGTGCATCGGGCATTTTTAGATTATGTCCCAAAGAAG TTATCAGAACAGGATTTTTGGACAAAATATTGTAGAGCTGAGTATCTACTTAGGACAGAAAGTACTTTAAGGGCAAAAGCTGAGGCTGCTGGAGATGAGGAATTAGCCATGTTCTTAAAAAATGATGATATACttgccaaggaagcaaagctcaag ATAAAACAAGTTGATCCAACATTTGACATGGAGGCAGATGCAGGAGATGACTACATCCATCTCCCG GATCATGAGATTCTCCGTGATGGCACCGAAGAGACAACTGATACTGATATTGAAGTGGCTAGGAGATCACTTTCTCAGGATCTGAATCGGCATGCTGCTGTCGTTCTTGAGCAGAGATCAACAG ATATCAAATCAGCTGATATGGAGCCTGTTACTGGAGCACTTGCAAGGTCCAGGAAGG AAAGACCTTCTAGTTCTGTTGCTGATGATGCTAGTCATGAGAGATTGGTTAAGATGGCCCGCATGATTGAGATAGAGGACCTGCAAGTTCCAAGAACTATACCGTATGCACCACTTTGTATAAAG GATCCTCGAGAATATTTCGATTCTCAGCAAGCAAATGCTCTGAGAACTTTAAATGGCAATAATGATGTAAGAAAGGCTCATAGCTGCAGCCTGAGCACCCATGAAGCATTCGGTCATTTGATGGATCAAATACCGTCTGTGAAATTGAACTGTCCGATTGTTCAATCAGATGTGGCTCTTAAG GTTCTTAAAGAATTGAATGAAGGAATTTCACGATCACGAATGCTTAATCTTAAGAAACCTCAAGACAGTCTCCTTGGTCGTCTGCCACGCCGAACACGAGATGAACTTATGGAC CATTGGATGGCTATCGAGGAGTTGCTGCACCATTTTTGGTCATCGTACCCAATAACAACTGCAGCCCTTAGAAATAAG GTTCAAAGGGTTCTGGGTGCAATGACACAGATATATCAAAAGTTACAG GATATAAAGGAATCGGCACAGCCTGATGTAAGACACGATATATCTCGACTCGTAAAGCCCATGACCCAG GCTCTGGATGCTGCCTTCGACCATGATCTAGACCAGCAGCAGAAATCTTCAAAGCCTGGGAACAGCCCCAGCGGGTTTTGA
- the LOC124664906 gene encoding pre-mRNA-splicing regulator female-lethal(2)D, with translation MDLPLALLLLLAVFLAPTALLFLAFHFHPHHPHHPRPTPSPEPPAADLDPPAPPEEEKRPRRRAKRKQQQQQQKGGAEAAGDDDDALLLPRRPQFPLASVAGPLQRRITARYDDLARASQDHCLTVHQIREFLNCLVDARNELLHKSEIARRSFTIKKALLSNSRNCRSSYDQHRLSKQVDKLESEHERLKKDAAVYNYLQEQLRMSDHYKLMMELNDAMEKKALEQALADEESQMSFEELLEEEKKDAAFWWRDGKLRSISDCK, from the exons ATGGACCTGCCGctagcactcctcctcctcctcgccgtcttcCTCGCCCCGACCGCACTGCTCTTCCTCGCCTTCCACTTCCACCCGCACCACCCCCACCACCCCCGCCCCACGCCTTCTCCCGAACCGCCCGCCGCAGACCTcgacccgcccgcgccgcccgaggAGGAGAAGAGGCCGCGGCGGAGGGCCAAgcggaagcagcagcagcagcagcagaaggGCGGGGCCGAGGCagcgggcgacgacgacgacgcgctgCTGCTGCCGCGGCGCCCGCAGTTCCCGCTCGCCTCGGTGGCCGGCCCGCTGCAGCGCCGGATCACCGCGCGCTACGACGACCTCGCGCGGGCCAGCCAGGACCACTGCCTCACCGTTCACCAG ATTCGCGAGTTCCTTAACTGTCTTGTAGATGCGAGGAATGAGCTGCTGCATAA GTCTGAGATCGCCCGAAGAAGCTTTACAATAAAGAAGGCCCTGTTATCCAACAGTCGTAACTGTAGGTCTTCATATGATCAACATCGCCTATCTAAACAG GTAGATAAACTGGAATCAGAACATGAAAGACTAAAGAAAGATGCCGCCGTTTACAACTATCTTCAGGAGCAGCTTCGGATGTCAGACCACTACAAATTG ATGATGGAGCTTAACGACGCAATGGAGAAGAAAGCCCTTGAACAAGCCCTCGCTGACGAGGAATCCCAGATGTCATTCGAGGAGCtgctggaggaggagaagaaggacgcTGCCTTCTGGTGGCGTGACGGGAAGCTGAGGTCAATCTCGGACTGCAAGTAG